A single Verrucomicrobiia bacterium DNA region contains:
- the rplL gene encoding 50S ribosomal protein L7/L12 yields the protein MADIANIVEELSKLTVIEAADLVKKLEEKWGVTAAAPVAIAAAGAPAAGGAAPAAAKDTFDVILASVPADKKIAVIKAVREVKAGLGLAEAKALVEGAPKPILEDANKADTDAAKKKLEEAGAKVEIK from the coding sequence ATGGCAGACATCGCAAATATTGTGGAAGAGTTGAGCAAGTTGACGGTTATTGAAGCCGCCGACCTCGTGAAGAAACTGGAAGAAAAATGGGGCGTTACCGCCGCCGCTCCCGTGGCGATCGCCGCCGCTGGCGCACCGGCCGCTGGTGGGGCTGCTCCCGCCGCCGCGAAAGATACTTTTGACGTCATCCTCGCTTCGGTACCCGCTGATAAGAAGATCGCGGTGATTAAAGCCGTGCGCGAAGTGAAAGCCGGACTCGGCTTGGCGGAAGCCAAAGCCCTGGTCGAAGGCGCACCGAAACCCATCCTGGAAGACGCCAACAAGGCGGACACGGATGCGGCCAAGAAGAAGCTGGAAGAGGCCGGCGCCAAGGTTGAAATCAAGTAA
- the rpoB gene encoding DNA-directed RNA polymerase subunit beta yields MSSRTTERINFSKIKEIIAPPNLIELQTSSYKEFQQADVPAAKRKNLGMQAVFTEVFPIESYDGKVVLDFHSYEIGEPKVSWLECLREGLTYGAPLYVTFLLKDEKGTKEEKVFMGELPLMTPQGTFVINGAERVIVSQLHRSPGIAFEKTIHPNGKELFSFRVIPDRGSWYEAQFDTSDLLYVYLDRKKRRRKFLTTTLFRALAFLESDGQKPSKKDADKHRGTDEEILKLFYQIEELTIKEAEKLTELQNKVLIQDAVDEEKGLVIARAFEPLSKAVVKQIAELGVKQLKVVDTSADDGIIIKCMKKDPAKNEEEALKDIYRRLRPGDPPTAANAKALLKRLFFDPKRYDLGRVGRYKINQKLSLSNKNESRILTKEDLVEATKYLLKLKQGEGSLDDIDHLGSRRIRTVGELLANQCRVGLARTERLVKERMTLFDQGLEQMTPQKLINPKALSAVIRDFFGRSQLSQFMDQINPLAELTHKRRLSALGPGGLSRDRAGFEVRDVHPSHYGRICPIETPEGPNIGLIASLATFARINDFGFLETPYRKVENGRVTGHLDYLTADREEQYVVAQANAPIDDHGRFTVDRVPCRYRGDFIDADPGKVHYMDVSPKQLVSIAASLIPFLEHDDANRALMGSNMQRQAVPLLVTEAPFVATGIEDRVARDSRAIVVAEEAGKVASITGDQVIITPTGTLPEGKKKIKPDPEKGVWVYEIRKFMRSNAATCINQKILVHKGESVKKGQIIADGPCTDHGELALGRNVLVAFMPWNGYNFEDAILISEKIVKDDIFTSIHIDEFEVAARDTKLGPEEITRDIPNLGEEALKNLGADGVIRVGAEVKPGDILVGKITPKSETELAPEERLLRAIFGEKAADVKDTSLKVPSGTYGIVMDVKVSAKKDSERKESAAEGKRQLKQIEDEHHKKIEELRDQLTEALSNILLGEKIPLDVVNSETGEIIIPANRKITKTLLRKLAEVYDRIEIDPSPIRNKINEIIGSFKKKFDDVQMQFDEEAERAEAGEGSDSGIVKSVKVYIASKRKLSVGDKMAGRHGNKGVVARIVAEEDMPYLADGTPVEIVLNPLGVPSRMNVGQVLETHLGWAAKILDLKFMTPVFDGIKEKQIRKYLEDAGKLERDRHETVLVGENGKAYLYDGRSGDRFDQEVVVGYIYMMKLGHLVADKIHARAVGPYSLVTQQPLGGKAQYGGQRFGEMEVWAMEAYGAAYTLQELLTVKSDDVQGRTRIYESIVKGDNSLEAGIPESFNVLVKEMQSLGLDVKVGYTNPADQPPENPATALAAVN; encoded by the coding sequence ATGTCATCGCGAACCACTGAACGTATCAACTTCAGCAAAATCAAAGAGATCATCGCTCCGCCGAATTTGATCGAACTGCAAACCAGCTCGTACAAGGAATTTCAACAGGCGGACGTGCCCGCGGCCAAGCGCAAGAATCTTGGCATGCAGGCGGTCTTCACCGAGGTCTTTCCGATCGAGAGTTACGACGGCAAAGTGGTCCTGGATTTCCATTCCTACGAAATCGGCGAGCCCAAGGTAAGCTGGCTCGAGTGTTTGCGCGAGGGATTGACGTACGGCGCGCCGCTCTACGTGACGTTTCTCCTCAAGGACGAGAAGGGCACGAAAGAGGAAAAAGTGTTCATGGGAGAGCTGCCGCTGATGACCCCGCAAGGCACGTTTGTCATCAACGGAGCGGAACGCGTGATCGTTTCGCAATTGCATCGTTCGCCCGGAATTGCGTTCGAGAAAACGATTCATCCGAACGGCAAGGAGTTGTTCAGCTTCCGCGTCATTCCGGACCGTGGCTCCTGGTACGAAGCGCAGTTTGATACGAGCGATTTGCTCTACGTCTATCTTGATCGCAAGAAGCGGCGCCGCAAATTTTTGACCACCACGCTGTTCCGCGCGCTGGCATTTTTAGAAAGCGATGGGCAGAAGCCTTCCAAAAAGGACGCGGACAAACATCGGGGCACGGACGAGGAAATCCTGAAGTTGTTCTACCAGATCGAGGAACTGACGATCAAAGAGGCGGAAAAACTGACCGAGCTGCAAAACAAGGTTTTGATTCAAGACGCGGTGGACGAGGAGAAGGGACTGGTGATTGCGCGCGCCTTCGAGCCGTTGTCCAAGGCGGTTGTAAAACAGATCGCCGAGCTTGGCGTCAAGCAGCTCAAGGTCGTGGATACTTCCGCGGATGATGGCATCATCATCAAGTGCATGAAGAAGGACCCAGCCAAGAATGAAGAGGAGGCCCTGAAAGATATTTATCGGCGTTTGCGCCCGGGAGATCCGCCAACTGCCGCCAATGCCAAGGCGTTGCTGAAACGCCTGTTTTTCGATCCGAAACGGTATGATCTGGGACGGGTCGGCCGCTACAAGATCAACCAGAAGCTTTCGCTTTCCAACAAGAACGAGTCGCGCATCCTGACCAAGGAAGACTTGGTGGAGGCCACCAAGTATCTGCTGAAGCTCAAGCAGGGTGAAGGCTCACTGGACGACATTGATCACTTGGGCAGCCGACGCATTCGTACCGTAGGCGAATTGCTCGCGAATCAGTGCCGCGTCGGTTTGGCGCGGACGGAGCGGCTCGTCAAAGAGCGCATGACGTTGTTCGATCAAGGTCTGGAGCAGATGACACCGCAAAAGTTGATCAACCCCAAGGCGTTGAGCGCGGTCATTCGGGATTTCTTCGGTCGTTCGCAATTGAGTCAGTTCATGGATCAAATCAATCCGCTGGCCGAATTAACGCACAAGCGTCGTTTGTCGGCTCTTGGACCAGGCGGCTTGTCGCGCGACCGGGCCGGGTTCGAGGTTCGGGACGTGCATCCATCGCACTACGGTCGCATTTGCCCGATCGAAACCCCTGAAGGTCCGAACATCGGTTTGATTGCATCGCTGGCGACTTTTGCGCGGATCAATGACTTTGGTTTTTTAGAAACGCCGTACCGCAAGGTGGAGAATGGCCGGGTTACCGGACACTTGGATTATCTCACGGCAGACCGCGAAGAGCAGTACGTCGTGGCGCAGGCCAATGCGCCGATTGATGATCATGGCCGCTTTACCGTGGACCGCGTTCCGTGCCGCTATCGGGGCGACTTCATTGACGCTGATCCAGGTAAAGTGCATTACATGGACGTTTCGCCGAAGCAGTTGGTTTCCATCGCGGCTTCCTTGATTCCGTTCCTGGAACATGATGACGCGAACCGCGCCTTGATGGGCTCGAACATGCAACGTCAGGCCGTACCGCTGTTGGTTACCGAAGCGCCCTTTGTGGCCACGGGCATTGAGGATCGCGTGGCGCGCGATTCCCGCGCCATTGTGGTTGCGGAAGAGGCGGGTAAGGTTGCTTCCATTACCGGAGATCAGGTCATCATCACGCCGACCGGCACTTTGCCGGAAGGCAAAAAGAAAATCAAACCCGACCCCGAAAAAGGCGTGTGGGTTTATGAGATTCGCAAATTCATGCGGTCCAACGCCGCCACCTGCATCAATCAGAAAATTCTGGTGCATAAGGGTGAGTCGGTGAAGAAGGGGCAGATCATCGCGGACGGCCCCTGCACGGACCATGGCGAACTGGCGCTGGGACGCAACGTGTTGGTCGCGTTCATGCCGTGGAACGGTTACAACTTCGAGGACGCGATCCTCATCAGTGAGAAAATCGTGAAGGACGATATTTTCACCAGCATTCACATTGACGAGTTTGAAGTCGCCGCGCGCGACACCAAGCTCGGACCCGAGGAAATCACGCGGGACATTCCCAATTTGGGTGAGGAAGCGCTCAAGAATCTTGGTGCGGATGGCGTGATCCGTGTCGGCGCCGAGGTCAAGCCCGGCGACATTCTGGTCGGCAAGATTACGCCGAAATCGGAAACCGAGCTGGCGCCCGAGGAACGTTTGCTGCGCGCCATCTTCGGTGAGAAGGCGGCGGATGTTAAGGATACGTCGCTCAAAGTGCCGTCCGGCACCTATGGCATCGTCATGGATGTCAAGGTGTCCGCGAAGAAGGACAGCGAGCGCAAGGAGTCGGCGGCCGAAGGGAAGCGGCAATTGAAGCAGATCGAAGACGAGCACCACAAGAAGATCGAGGAACTGCGTGATCAATTGACCGAGGCGTTGAGTAATATCCTGCTCGGTGAAAAAATTCCGTTGGATGTGGTGAATAGCGAGACCGGCGAGATCATCATTCCGGCCAATCGCAAGATCACTAAAACCCTGCTGCGCAAGCTCGCCGAGGTTTACGACCGCATCGAGATTGATCCTTCGCCGATCCGCAACAAAATCAACGAAATCATCGGCAGCTTCAAAAAGAAGTTTGATGACGTTCAGATGCAGTTTGATGAGGAAGCCGAACGCGCCGAAGCCGGCGAAGGCTCGGACAGCGGCATCGTCAAGTCAGTGAAAGTGTACATCGCTTCCAAGCGGAAACTTTCCGTGGGTGACAAAATGGCGGGACGGCACGGCAACAAAGGGGTCGTGGCCCGGATCGTGGCGGAAGAAGACATGCCGTACCTGGCGGATGGAACGCCGGTGGAAATCGTGTTGAATCCGCTCGGCGTGCCCTCGCGCATGAACGTGGGGCAGGTGTTGGAAACGCACCTGGGCTGGGCGGCAAAAATTCTCGATCTGAAATTCATGACGCCGGTGTTTGATGGCATCAAGGAAAAGCAGATTCGCAAATACCTTGAAGATGCCGGCAAGCTGGAGCGGGATCGCCATGAGACGGTCCTCGTCGGTGAAAATGGCAAGGCGTATCTCTACGATGGTCGCTCGGGCGATCGCTTCGACCAGGAAGTGGTCGTGGGGTACATTTACATGATGAAGCTGGGCCATTTGGTTGCCGATAAAATTCACGCCCGCGCGGTTGGGCCTTACTCGCTCGTCACGCAACAACCGCTGGGGGGCAAAGCGCAGTACGGCGGCCAACGCTTCGGCGAAATGGAAGTGTGGGCGATGGAAGCGTATGGCGCGGCGTACACGCTGCAGGAATTGCTCACGGTGAAATCCGACGACGTGCAGGGGCGCACCCGGATTTATGAGAGCATTGTCAAGGGCGACAATTCCCTCGAAGCCGGCATTCCAGAATCATTCAACGTCCTCGTCAAGGAAATGCAATCCCTGGGCCTGGATGTCAAAGTGGGTTACACCAATCCCGCCGATCAACCGCCGGAAAATCCCGCGACGGCGTTGGCAGCAGTAAATTAA
- the rplK gene encoding 50S ribosomal protein L11, producing MAKKVTGIIKLQIPAGQANPAPPVGPALGQHGVNIMGFCKEFNAATKGDAGLVIPVVITVYQDKSFTFITKSPPASILLKKAAGITAGAKTTGKEKVGKVSRKQVLDIVKMKKNDMNATSDEAAFRIVSGTARSMGIEVVG from the coding sequence ATGGCGAAGAAAGTAACTGGAATCATTAAATTGCAAATCCCCGCCGGGCAGGCGAATCCCGCCCCTCCGGTCGGTCCCGCGCTCGGCCAGCACGGGGTGAACATCATGGGATTCTGCAAAGAATTTAACGCGGCCACCAAGGGCGACGCGGGACTGGTGATTCCGGTGGTCATTACGGTTTACCAGGATAAATCTTTCACTTTCATCACCAAGTCTCCTCCCGCCTCGATCTTGCTGAAAAAGGCGGCGGGAATCACGGCCGGCGCCAAAACCACCGGTAAAGAAAAAGTCGGCAAAGTTTCCCGCAAGCAGGTGCTGGACATCGTTAAGATGAAAAAGAACGATATGAATGCAACTTCCGATGAAGCGGCGTTTCGCATCGTTTCCGGCACCGCTCGCAGCATGGGAATTGAAGTTGTTGGATAA
- the rpoC gene encoding DNA-directed RNA polymerase subunit beta': MTSPQQSARELLGLDKVNQVDYIGITVASPDAIRSWSKGEVKNPETINYRTFKPEKGGLFCERIFGPVKDWECSCGKYKRIKHRGVVCDRCGVEVTLARVRRERMGHIELAVPTSHIWFFKCMPSRIGLALDMTARHLERVIYYEDYLVIDAGNTPLKQNQLLSEHEYREARETYGGDAFVAKMGAEAVREALALVDLSKQVEELQQAMTETRSKQIRKKLAKRIKLLQGLQASKSRPEWMILTVLPVIPPDLRPLVPLEGGRFATSDLNDLYRRVINRNNRLKNLLALKTPEVIIRNEKRMLQEAVDALFDNGRHGRAVTGAGNRALKSLSDMLKGKSGRFRQNLLGKRVDYSGRSVIVIGPELKLNQCGLPKKMALVLFEPFIIRRLKELGHVHTVRSAKKMIERQTTEVWDILEEVTKGHPVLLNRAPTLHRLSVQAFEPQLIEGEAIRIHPLVCTAYNADFDGDQMAVHVPLSIEAQMEARLLMMATNNIFSPSSGKPIITPTQDITLGCYYLTAEPRKPIPANLNELPLFASREEVNFAFDDGALQTHARIRFANPDFGRKTVYGDEKKKIIVTTVGRVRFSEIWPSELGLFNKAAGKTQLGDLIWRCYKNCGHEKTVIMLDKLKELGFREATKSGCSIGIDDMIIPKEKEQEISIALTQIKEVEKQHRRGVITSGERYNKIVDIWTHATDQIANVMFKTLEQNQGKSEFNPVYLMVDSGARGNRQQVRQLAGIRGLMAKPSGDIIEKPILANFREGLTVLEYFISTHGARKGLADTALKTADSGYMTRKLVDVAQDVIIREEDCGTANGIWVHAVYEGEDEVVKISDRIVGRCACDDIPNPSNPKEFLIRAGEKFDEITARAVDSAGLERIRIRSVLTCESKQGVCAACYGRNLATGAKVKLGEAVGIIAAQSIGEPGTQLTMRTFHIGGTAAAQFKAPQIKAKFEGTVHYNDLRIVALEDGHYIVLNKNGSVAILGDDGQELENHDVVIGAIISVADGGRVKKGETFIQWDPYNVPILSEKAGKVKFNDIIEGVTIKQEVDEATQQEAMIVIDHKEDLHPTIIIADDKGEELGRYPIPSGAHIVVNESDKIVAGTLLAKTPRKQSKTKDITGGLPRVAELFEARHPKDAAEISKIDGVVEFGPSVRGKRCIIIKDPTTGHEGEHLIPIGKHVIVFKGDFVKKGQQLTEGPMDPHEILDVCGPQELQEHLVNEVQEVYRLQGVTINDKHIEIIVRQMLRKVRITEPGDTTFLWGEQVDKLEFEGENERVEKMGGKPAEASPVLLGITKASLETESFLSAASFQDTTRVLTEAATRSKIDPLRGFKENVIMGHIIPAGSGFDRYRKVAIKPLVEIVEEEPEAEEAAAEINPLTA, translated from the coding sequence ATGACCAGTCCTCAACAAAGCGCCCGCGAACTGCTGGGCCTCGATAAAGTCAATCAGGTTGACTACATCGGCATCACGGTGGCGTCGCCTGATGCCATCCGCTCTTGGTCCAAAGGCGAAGTCAAAAATCCTGAAACCATCAACTACCGCACGTTCAAACCCGAAAAGGGCGGCCTGTTCTGCGAACGGATTTTTGGTCCGGTCAAGGACTGGGAATGTTCGTGCGGCAAGTACAAGCGCATCAAACACCGCGGCGTCGTTTGCGATCGCTGTGGCGTGGAAGTCACGCTGGCGCGCGTACGGCGCGAGCGCATGGGGCACATTGAACTGGCGGTGCCGACGAGTCACATCTGGTTCTTCAAGTGCATGCCCTCGCGCATCGGTCTGGCTCTTGATATGACCGCGCGCCATTTGGAACGCGTGATCTACTACGAGGACTACCTCGTGATTGACGCGGGCAATACGCCGCTCAAGCAGAATCAGCTCCTCAGTGAGCACGAGTATCGCGAAGCCCGGGAAACCTACGGCGGAGACGCGTTCGTGGCAAAGATGGGCGCGGAAGCCGTGCGAGAGGCGTTGGCGCTGGTGGATTTGTCCAAGCAGGTCGAGGAATTACAACAGGCCATGACCGAGACCCGCAGCAAGCAGATTCGCAAGAAGCTGGCCAAGCGCATCAAACTGCTTCAGGGATTGCAGGCTTCCAAGAGCCGTCCCGAATGGATGATCCTCACGGTCTTGCCGGTGATTCCGCCGGATCTACGTCCGCTCGTCCCGCTCGAAGGCGGGCGCTTCGCGACTTCCGACCTGAACGATTTGTATCGGCGGGTGATCAATCGGAACAACCGTCTGAAAAACCTGCTGGCGCTCAAAACTCCCGAAGTCATCATTCGCAATGAAAAGCGCATGTTGCAGGAAGCGGTGGACGCCTTGTTCGACAACGGACGCCATGGCCGCGCCGTGACCGGAGCGGGAAATCGCGCTTTGAAATCGTTGAGCGACATGCTCAAGGGCAAGAGCGGTCGCTTCCGCCAGAACCTGCTCGGCAAACGCGTGGATTATTCGGGCCGTTCGGTCATCGTCATCGGTCCGGAGCTGAAACTGAACCAATGCGGTTTGCCCAAGAAGATGGCGCTGGTATTATTCGAGCCGTTTATCATTCGTCGTTTGAAGGAGCTGGGGCACGTCCATACGGTGCGCAGCGCAAAGAAGATGATCGAACGCCAGACCACCGAGGTCTGGGATATTTTGGAAGAAGTCACCAAAGGCCATCCGGTATTGCTGAACCGCGCTCCGACGTTGCACCGCCTTTCGGTGCAGGCGTTCGAACCGCAACTCATCGAGGGCGAAGCCATCCGGATTCATCCGCTGGTTTGCACGGCATACAACGCCGACTTCGATGGCGACCAGATGGCGGTTCACGTGCCGCTCTCGATTGAAGCGCAGATGGAAGCGCGACTGTTGATGATGGCGACGAATAACATCTTTTCGCCTTCGTCCGGTAAGCCGATTATTACGCCCACGCAAGACATCACGCTGGGTTGCTATTACCTGACGGCTGAACCGCGGAAGCCCATCCCGGCGAACCTGAACGAGTTGCCATTGTTCGCGTCGCGCGAGGAGGTCAATTTTGCCTTCGATGACGGCGCGCTGCAAACGCACGCGCGCATTCGTTTCGCCAACCCGGATTTTGGCCGGAAGACTGTTTACGGCGACGAAAAGAAGAAGATCATTGTCACCACGGTGGGACGGGTTCGCTTCAGCGAAATCTGGCCGTCGGAACTGGGCCTTTTCAACAAGGCGGCCGGAAAGACCCAGTTGGGCGATTTGATCTGGCGTTGCTACAAAAATTGCGGTCACGAAAAGACCGTGATCATGCTGGACAAGCTCAAAGAGCTTGGCTTCCGCGAGGCAACCAAGTCCGGCTGTTCCATCGGCATTGATGACATGATCATCCCGAAGGAGAAGGAACAGGAGATTTCAATTGCCCTGACGCAAATCAAGGAAGTTGAGAAGCAGCATCGGCGCGGCGTGATCACGTCGGGCGAACGCTACAACAAGATTGTGGATATCTGGACGCACGCGACGGACCAGATTGCCAACGTGATGTTCAAGACGTTGGAACAAAATCAGGGCAAGTCCGAGTTCAACCCGGTTTATCTGATGGTGGATTCCGGCGCGCGCGGTAATCGTCAACAGGTTCGCCAGTTGGCTGGTATCCGCGGGTTGATGGCGAAACCCAGCGGCGACATCATCGAGAAGCCCATTTTAGCCAACTTCCGCGAAGGCTTGACCGTGCTGGAATACTTCATCTCGACCCACGGCGCGCGCAAGGGCTTGGCTGACACGGCGCTGAAGACGGCCGATTCGGGTTACATGACGCGCAAGCTGGTTGACGTGGCGCAGGACGTTATCATCCGCGAGGAAGATTGCGGTACCGCCAACGGCATCTGGGTTCACGCGGTGTATGAAGGCGAGGACGAAGTGGTGAAGATCAGCGACCGCATCGTGGGGCGTTGCGCGTGCGATGACATTCCCAATCCTTCCAATCCGAAGGAATTCTTGATTCGTGCGGGCGAGAAGTTTGATGAAATCACGGCCCGTGCGGTGGATTCGGCGGGGCTGGAACGCATCCGCATTCGTTCGGTGCTGACTTGCGAAAGCAAACAGGGCGTCTGCGCGGCGTGCTACGGTCGCAATCTGGCGACTGGTGCGAAGGTCAAACTTGGAGAAGCGGTGGGCATTATTGCCGCGCAATCCATTGGTGAACCGGGCACCCAGTTGACCATGCGGACTTTCCACATCGGTGGCACTGCAGCGGCGCAGTTCAAAGCGCCGCAGATCAAAGCCAAATTTGAAGGCACGGTGCATTACAACGATCTGCGCATCGTGGCGCTCGAAGACGGTCATTACATCGTGCTTAACAAGAACGGTTCGGTGGCCATTCTCGGCGATGACGGCCAGGAGTTGGAAAACCACGACGTGGTGATTGGTGCTATCATTTCAGTTGCCGACGGCGGGCGCGTGAAGAAAGGAGAAACCTTCATCCAATGGGATCCTTACAACGTGCCGATTCTGTCCGAAAAGGCGGGCAAGGTGAAATTCAACGACATCATCGAAGGCGTGACCATCAAGCAGGAAGTGGACGAAGCCACGCAGCAGGAAGCGATGATCGTCATTGATCACAAGGAAGACCTGCATCCGACCATTATTATTGCCGACGATAAGGGCGAGGAGTTGGGTCGCTATCCCATTCCCTCCGGCGCGCACATTGTGGTCAATGAGAGCGACAAGATCGTCGCGGGCACGTTGCTGGCCAAGACCCCGCGCAAACAATCCAAGACCAAGGACATCACTGGCGGTCTGCCCCGTGTGGCGGAATTGTTCGAGGCGCGCCATCCCAAGGACGCCGCGGAAATCTCGAAGATTGACGGCGTGGTGGAGTTTGGACCGAGCGTGCGTGGAAAACGGTGCATCATCATCAAGGATCCAACCACGGGCCACGAGGGCGAACATCTGATTCCGATTGGCAAACACGTCATCGTGTTCAAAGGCGACTTCGTGAAGAAGGGGCAGCAACTGACGGAAGGACCGATGGACCCGCACGAAATTCTGGATGTCTGCGGACCGCAGGAATTGCAAGAGCACTTGGTGAACGAAGTGCAGGAAGTTTATCGTCTGCAAGGCGTGACGATCAACGACAAGCACATCGAGATCATTGTGCGCCAGATGCTGCGCAAGGTGCGGATTACCGAACCGGGCGACACCACCTTCCTCTGGGGAGAACAGGTGGATAAGCTGGAGTTTGAAGGCGAAAATGAGCGCGTCGAGAAGATGGGGGGCAAGCCTGCCGAGGCTTCGCCGGTGTTGCTCGGCATCACCAAGGCGTCGCTGGAAACGGAATCGTTCCTGAGCGCCGCCAGCTTCCAGGATACCACGCGGGTGTTGACCGAGGCGGCCACGCGCTCGAAGATAGATCCGCTCCGCGGATTTAAGGAAAACGTCATCATGGGGCACATTATCCCGGCCGGTTCGGGTTTTGATCGCTACCGCAAGGTCGCCATCAAACCGTTGGTCGAGATTGTTGAGGAAGAACCGGAGGCGGAGGAAGCGGCGGCGGAGATCAATCCGTTGACCGCGTAA
- the nusG gene encoding transcription termination/antitermination protein NusG → MKPQWFVIHTLSGQEQKVRDSIEKRLKTEEMQEYIHEVLVPMEKVVEVRNQKKTVTTRKLHPGYVYIHMVLLDENQRVIPKPFYFIKETQGAIGFVGGEHPHTATDEEMETIKAAVSASEETERPKIAFNVGETIKINNGPFLNFSGVIEEVDPDRGKLKVTVNIFGRNTPVELEYWQVEKA, encoded by the coding sequence ATGAAGCCCCAATGGTTTGTCATCCACACGCTTTCCGGCCAGGAACAGAAGGTCAGGGACAGCATCGAGAAGCGCCTCAAAACCGAGGAGATGCAGGAATACATCCACGAAGTCCTGGTGCCGATGGAGAAAGTCGTGGAGGTGCGGAATCAAAAAAAGACCGTCACCACGCGCAAGCTGCATCCGGGTTACGTTTATATCCACATGGTTTTGTTGGATGAGAACCAGCGGGTGATTCCCAAGCCGTTTTATTTCATCAAGGAAACGCAGGGGGCGATCGGGTTCGTAGGCGGTGAACATCCGCACACCGCCACGGACGAGGAGATGGAAACCATCAAGGCGGCTGTTTCCGCCTCGGAAGAGACCGAGCGTCCGAAGATTGCCTTTAACGTGGGCGAAACGATCAAAATCAACAACGGACCGTTCCTCAACTTTAGCGGGGTGATCGAGGAAGTGGATCCGGATCGGGGCAAATTGAAGGTCACGGTGAACATCTTTGGCCGGAACACCCCGGTTGAACTTGAGTATTGGCAGGTGGAGAAAGCCTGA
- the rplA gene encoding 50S ribosomal protein L1, with protein MPSKRYKKALEQVDAKKAYPLKEAIGVLTKFPKAKFNETVDLAFRLGVDPKQSDQMVRGTVPLPHGSGKVVRVLVFAQGAAADAAKAAGAEFVGFEDLIARCNSGWTDFDVAVATPGAMAEVRKLGKVLGPRGLMPNPKTGTVTEDTAKAVKEVKAGRVEFKVDKAANVHVAIGKTSFNAEQIEANARAVIEAVVKARPASLKSVYLNSCTLSATMSPGVRVDIREFGVG; from the coding sequence ATGCCAAGTAAACGATACAAAAAAGCACTGGAACAGGTGGACGCCAAGAAAGCGTATCCCCTCAAGGAAGCGATCGGAGTTCTCACGAAGTTCCCGAAAGCAAAATTCAACGAAACGGTGGATCTCGCGTTTCGTCTGGGGGTGGACCCGAAGCAATCGGATCAAATGGTGCGTGGTACCGTTCCGTTGCCGCATGGCAGCGGCAAAGTGGTCCGCGTGCTCGTCTTTGCCCAGGGAGCGGCCGCTGATGCCGCAAAAGCGGCAGGTGCGGAATTCGTTGGATTTGAAGATTTAATTGCCCGCTGTAACAGCGGCTGGACGGATTTTGATGTGGCGGTTGCCACGCCGGGAGCCATGGCGGAAGTGCGCAAGCTCGGTAAAGTGCTGGGTCCGCGTGGGCTGATGCCGAATCCAAAAACCGGAACCGTCACCGAAGACACTGCGAAGGCGGTTAAAGAGGTGAAGGCTGGGCGGGTGGAGTTCAAGGTGGACAAAGCCGCAAACGTGCATGTGGCCATTGGCAAGACCAGTTTTAATGCCGAACAGATCGAGGCCAATGCGCGCGCCGTGATTGAAGCCGTGGTCAAAGCCAGACCCGCCAGCTTGAAGAGCGTGTATCTGAATAGCTGCACGTTGTCAGCGACGATGAGTCCGGGAGTGCGCGTGGATATTCGCGAGTTTGGCGTGGGTTGA
- the rplJ gene encoding 50S ribosomal protein L10, producing MRVEKQILSQEYIGRLNASPFFIVVGYQGLKVEQLTTLRKSLHENQAEVHVVKNSIFRVAAKEAGVTDLNDALAGQLAVVTGQKDVSAAAKVLKNFAGQNDKLTIKFGYLNSERLEQADLLTLADLPSLEVLRGKLLGVINAPAQKLVTLLNTPAQQLARVIKAKAEKAAA from the coding sequence ATGCGAGTAGAAAAACAAATTCTGAGCCAGGAGTACATCGGCCGGTTGAACGCTTCGCCGTTCTTCATCGTTGTGGGTTACCAGGGCTTGAAGGTAGAACAGTTGACCACCCTCCGCAAAAGCCTGCACGAGAATCAGGCCGAGGTGCATGTGGTCAAGAATTCCATTTTCCGGGTCGCGGCCAAGGAAGCCGGCGTCACGGATTTGAATGACGCGCTGGCTGGTCAGTTGGCGGTGGTTACCGGGCAGAAAGACGTTTCCGCGGCGGCCAAGGTGTTGAAAAATTTTGCCGGACAGAACGACAAATTGACCATCAAATTCGGGTATCTGAACAGCGAACGCCTGGAGCAGGCCGATTTGTTGACGTTGGCGGATTTGCCGAGCCTCGAAGTGCTGCGCGGCAAGTTGCTTGGCGTCATCAACGCGCCGGCGCAGAAGTTGGTCACGTTGCTCAACACCCCGGCGCAACAGTTGGCGCGGGTGATCAAGGCCAAAGCCGAAAAGGCGGCCGCCTGA